A single genomic interval of Lepidochelys kempii isolate rLepKem1 chromosome 13, rLepKem1.hap2, whole genome shotgun sequence harbors:
- the LOC140896909 gene encoding BPI fold-containing family B member 4-like, with product MDGTGYPKLVVESCDTLLNGIKIRLLRGLLPIVDNLLARVLNRLLPELLCPVVDVVLGLVNDELGLVNSLVPLGVLGSIQYTVSSLPLVTGQFLEVDLNTVVGRIAGGLIDYPLGKPEAVPMPPMPPMADTATSQLGLSVNFLGSVISLLQKQGALNIDISDGMFPELPPLTTSTLGALVPAVYQKFPEPQPLVLKVTVPETPRVTLKKNQGLIQLTATTEVLVSQPNGTQQSLCVLNIDAALLAQFSVENNKLKINVSLDKTHLSLASSSVGRFDVSLWELLVGKIFDVAFLPAVNSVLGGGIPLPRLMNIDFSNADIDVIEDLLVLSA from the exons ATGGACGGCACAGGCTACCCCAAGCTGGTGGTTGAGAGCTGCGATACCCTTCTCAATGGTATTAAAATCAGACTCCTTAGAGG ccTGCTCCCAATTGTGGATAATTTATTGGCACGGGTCCTTAACAGATTGCTTCCCGAATTG CTGTGCCCAGTGGTCGATGTTGTCCTCGGCCTCGTCAATGATGAGCTGGGCCTTGTAAACT CCCTGGTGCCCCTGGGTGTACTGGGAAGCATCCAGTACACTGTATCAAGCCTTCCGCTAGTAACTGGCCAGTTTCTGGAAGTAGATTTAAAT ACTGTAGTTGGCCGCATAGCAGGAGGCCTCATTGACTACCCACTGGGCAAACCAGAAGCTGTCCCCATGCCACCAATGCCACCAATGGCAGACACCGCCACCTCCCAGCTTGGACTCTCTGTAAACTTCCTTGGCTCTGTAATATCTCTCCTGCAGAAGCAAGGGGCTCTGAACATAGACATCTCTGATGGAATG TTTCCTGAGCTCCCTCCACTAACAACATCGACCCTTGGAGCCCTGGTTCCCGCG GTTTACCAGAAGTTCCCCGAGCCACAGCCTCTGGTGCTGAAAGTTACAGTCCCTGAAACTCCCAGGGTGaccttgaaaaaaaatcaaggcttGATACAACTCACTGCTACCACGGAAGTGTTGGTTTCCCAGCCCAATGGTACCCAACAGTCCCTCTGTGTTCTAAATATT GATGCTGCTTTGTTGGCCCAGTTTTCTGTTGAAAACAACAAACTGAAGATCAATGTCAGCCTTGACAA gACTCATCTCTCCTTGGCTTCCTCCTCCGTTGGCAGATTTGAT GTCTCACTTTGGGAGTTGCTGGTTGGCAAGATTTTTGACGTTGCCTTCCTGCCAGCAGTGAACA GTGTGTTAGGAGGAGGCATTCCTCTCCCCAGACTGATGAACATCGACTTTAGTAATGCTGATATTGATGTCATTGAA GATCTTCTTGTGTTATCAGCATGA